The Glycine max cultivar Williams 82 chromosome 3, Glycine_max_v4.0, whole genome shotgun sequence sequence CCGATCAGATATAACCCCAATAGCACTAAGATTTTAAATTCTGATCTGGTGCTGCCAACATTAAAAGTTGTCTAGAGCTGGTCAATTACAAATAACTAAAACAGTCAAGGACATCTTTAGGTCTATGACTCTAATTGAGGGTTATATTCCAAAATCCTGTTTTCACTCAATATGTGTAACCCTTATACCAAGAAGAAATTACTTAATCTTGGGTATATTTATtcataatgaaagaaatgaaacaaTTATAGATGATCTTAAAGGGTGAGAAACAGCTTACAATTCCCAATGCAACACCATCGAAAGCAGTGTGATACTCAAAGCTTGGAGTTGGAAGTTCAGGAGTTGGATAAGCAAAAAGCAAGAGGAAGCTCAAGGCAGCCCAAAAGGACGTAACTGCAGCAAAAACAGATTATGAGATAGAATACAAAGAAAGCTTGTCAAGATTACTGAAATTAAAGAGGGGGGAGAGAGAAACTTCTACAATAAGtagttttaatcattttataaacAAAGATGCTTAAGAAATAAGGGGAAAAAAACCCTTAAAACCTTGAGAATATAGTTTTTCTAATATGATAATCTAAAACACAATCCAGTTCCTACAATCTGAGCATCAGCATTGCTGTGGTTACTATAAATAACAAAGCAATCTTGGGCAGATTTATATATTGAAGAATACCATTTTGTCCTGAGATCACAAAACTGTCTATGTATTCATCAACCATAAGCCAAAATGCAAGGACAACAAGTCCAATAAGAAGGCCAGCAAGGACATCAACCACACTATGCATGCCAAGATAAATTCTTCctgcaacaaaaaataaaacaaataattttcattgttttgCAGTGAAATAGGCCAACAATAGGAAGCTGCTAATAATGCAAAAGTGATAGGAGACCTACCCAATCCAATGAGAAACACCAGCATACAGGCAAGAGAAACTCCAAGATAAGTAACATAGGCACCTTGAATTTGAGTATGAGTCAGGACATAGCGCAAAAGGTAGCTGATAAACATCCATTCCGAGGAAAAACATCCATTAATGACAAACACAAAGAATTGAAAGCAATTGTTTAATCTTTCTCAAAAGGTAATCtgactttataaaaaaagacccttctaatcaagttttttttttatcggcaccCTTCTAATCAAGTTAAACTGACAGtagataaaatatatgattgCAAATGTATTTCCATGTTTTTActcattcatttaattttgtttctccTTCCTTGAACCAGaaaaatagataggaagaaGAGTAAGTGTATGTAACCATATTACTTGACTTATAAGGCATGCCACCTGATCAGTTAGCTTACGTATCTAACATAACATCTCAACAGCCATCTCGCCACACAATATGAACCTTTATGACATGACACAAAAACTCACTCACTCTAAAGAGACATACCTCATAATCCCTTTCCGTTACCATGCCAGCTAAACTAGTCCTAAACCGAGTAGGATGACTTAGAAataaaaagcaaataaaaaCAGAGAATAATAAATACCCAGATAAGCAAACTGTGTTAAGTGTGTGAGAAGAAGGCAATCCATATTCTAACGCATTATCCTCTTCATCTTTTGTGGCAGTTACTCTCTTGACAGGTGGAGAAGCAGGTCTTGGAGCTGAAACCACATCCTGTTAAATTGACAAACACAACAAGCATTTAATAAAATACCGTGCAGTAAAAAGCAGTGATCACAGGCACATCAAATAATGGCCGAATCCAAAGTTGAATTTAATCATTAAATGAAAGTgaacaacacacacacacacacacctttGTGCAGTTCCCAATATAATCACAAAACGCCATCAACAACGTCATCTGCCTCGCCAATTTGCCATGACCACTCTACAAAGCAAACaaatttgactttttcaaaaCCCAAATTGTCACACAATCTCGAAGGTTGAATCTGACATCACCAGCATCATAACACATGTAGTAGTACGTACCCAGAATAGCAGAGGGAGAAAAGCAGTGTAAAAGGGCACAGAAACAACGCAAGACAACCCAGAGAAAAGTGCATCCAGGAACCCAAACCCGTAACTCTGCACCCCATAAGGAAAAGATCAACACACAcaccaacaaaataaaaagctgACAACTTTGGGAGAGTAAAAAACTGGGTCTGTTTCAATTGAATTCAATTTGGGTGGAAATTGAGAGTTACCTGGATCTTGAGGATAATAGGGGTTTGAGTGTCAACGTGATGAGTAACCCAAGGTTGTAAGAAAGACCTAAGTTTGCGAGTAGCGTTAAGGTATGAAGCAGAAACAAGCCAGAAGATTATTCCACCTAAAACCGCACCTTGCCACACTGCTGCACCCTCACCCTCCATTcgtctttcttctctctcttgtgttttgggggaaaagagaagaagagaggaaCCGAAGaaataagaaaggagactcGCTGGAACAAAAATGGctgaatcaaattttttattgaaccgTGGAAGTTGGAAGAAACGGTATTCTCAATattcaactttatttctttctctcactgaaaataaaataaaagatgaaaatggttttttacttttatttttagattaccacgtaattattacaaaatatttattaatgattCATTTTCATCAAAATATCACTCAAGTGAAGATCGAATTCAGTTTAATTTGCtttcaataaaaagaaacaagcaaGATTTTTTCTAAGCCatgaattttatattcattGGACTACGGTCCACGGATTCAGTGGAGTTTGGCCTGCGGAGAGCGGAAGGAGAAGCTTGAAATTTCAACGCTTAGTGGGTCAATGGTTAAAagtcttctttcttcattttttttatcgtgGAAATTCTGAGGGACAAGGATTCTTAAGTTAATTTATTTGCTATTAcccataagtaaaataaaacagaTATCATCTTGGCTTAATTTAATGTAACTATGTAAGtgggtttttttaattaaaatatgtcatGTTCTTCTCCAACAGATGAGGCCCATTTTCCCCGCATGTGATATTTGTTCACTTATAGGTACAAATGTGTAAGACAAATTACAgtgaatatgtattttttttttcttgttgaagtgcagtttttctttaaattttggaacttttattttacaaaatattggATATTTCTGAGAAAAATTGTTCAATGTCCACCCAGCGagatttttactttttctttttaaccgatattgagagaaattgaatcCGTAtctataaagaaaataagaattcaTACTagatcttaattatatatttgggggttttaatttttaatggtcattttcctttttaagaAGTTTGAGTACAATGGTTTTGTAGTTGAAAATTTCCAAGGTAATAAATctataaaagagagagaaattaaaaCCAAGTGTTGATTTTGATCGATTTGATAATGAATTGACACGTACATTTAATACGTTCTCCGGGACAGTGACAGTGCAATACAGCGTTGTTTCCTCCTTGTATTTATTGTTATGCCGCCCAAAATTCAATCAATATAGAGTTCGGGTCCTCTCTAATATTGAAAATCTTCAGTAAAATATATGTACACATAAAAATGTAATTCACTAAATATAGTATTCTAAATTGATAtgggcaaacaaacaaaatttccGGTTGACTTTTGGTTATGAATGAATATAGCTAATCAAAAGTTTTAAATGACCGATTTTCGTGGTTCAATAAATGATTTTATGGttacttttatttgattttatggtACATTTAGATTTAGGTGGTCCGATTTTTTactatctaaaaatatatatacttctCAAACTCATGTTCTTCTTTTTGTATGAGATGGAAAAAAAGTGTgataatatataacttttttatatcgTTTCTTTCattataatatcaattttacttaccttaagaaaaacttAGTGTTGACTTATTATTTGTTAGACTATTTGCTTGCAGCACTGGGAAAACATAGATTGTTTACTTAGAATAAAAACAAGATACTGTATATTGAATTCAGAAATCAATCAAGAAGAAAGTAGTAAAAGTTCTGCAGAAAAAACCGAAGACAATACCTTTCTTTATTTTACGTCCTTTAAAGTTAGATGTTTTTACTGTTGAAGtgtaagataaatataaatcacaAGTAATTGATGCAAAATACTATTTGGTGTATGAAAATCAATGGTGTGGATTGTGGAACAACTAATTAAAGGACTCCGAGTCCAAGTGGCATCCTTCAAAACTGACCAGTCAACTGGCGCCAAACCAGGTGCTCAAATCAAAATTATGCTAtgtttagttttcttttcttttcatttcgtGAATCCTATAAACAATATCCAAGTACATTTATAATGATAGGAACTTCTGCTAATCCCACTACTTTTGTATAGAAGCTGCCAAACAAAAACACGCACTTATTACCATCCATTTAatagagatgaaaaaaaataaacaataaaataaagtggACTTTACcattttgtattatattttattaatttaaaacttttatctcaatttaattttgttttattttattttatcaaacactACTTTAGTGTAAATAAGGAAGTTTTAAATCCTGTTTGaggatatattaatattatttattctttgaaGATCGTCTCAATGTCTAGTTTCTTAAGGTACTGTTCTTTCCATATATGTAACATGGACTTAGGGATAACTGTTAATTCATCTTAATCTCTAAGCTCTTAAGCCAGCATTATTTCTCTCTAAACAATGCCGGCAGATAAGCTAACTGAAGCTGCTAGGAATTTTTCGAGGTTTAAATAGTAGATTGGGGGTGTGCCAACAACACGGCCCTAACAAATACCGATACACCCATTATGACTAGTGGGCTTCAAGACACAAGTGTCCATATATACAGTAATGACTCGTGGGCTTCATGCACAAGTGTGCATTTGTATTGCAGTTAACGTACGTTCTAATGCAAGTATGCAGTAattttctctatcttttttgTAAATGTTACAGGGTATTTTCAATGAAAGCTTATTCTAATTTATGAGTCTTGTatcattgatattttaaatgttgTTGGGTATTTTTCAATGAATGATATTTGAGGGTTCTCAACCTGAAAGCTGAAGCACCAGGACGTCTGCTAGCTGGCATCCCCCAAGTccaaaatttgtataaaataagaaaaaacataaatttaaattaggaTTCTGAGAAATGCTTGCTGCCTCTCTCCTTTCTTTCACTCTCTTGAACCACCCGATTGCAGACCTTTCACGCGCTAGTGGAGACGACGGCGTACGACGTTCACGAGCTGGAGAACCGCACGCGCGAAGCTGCTGAAGTGCGGGTTGACGCGTTGGGAATACAAATTTTTCAGTtttctaagttttatttttttgtgcttttaatAAGAGTATTCCCCAACCAAAATCTACCTTGGTTGAAAATGAGGAATTGACAAttatcaaaatgaagatctttaaaataagtaatacaAGAGTCATCTATTAAAATGATCTAGAAACACAATACAGTCAtataatagaagaaaataaaggagtcatacataaaacaagaaaattacaTGATAATAAATACTCCAAAATTTGTTCATATGATGACAGAGCATAATAAAGGAATAATATGTTAGTGTTAGTGTTGCtacttatttctcttttttttttttttttaatttttcagtatttttaaataataaaaaatattgaaaaaaattatcatttctaATCATACCTATAACTTGAACTTTTTAGATTTATCGTTTTTGGTTTCGGTATCCGTACCTATATAAGTTCTCGTTCCCGTTTTTATGCATCCTAACCTAAAACCCCATAACGCGAGAATCACTTAATCAGTGAAAGCAAAAATGTGCCACAATTGAAAATCAACCTCGCCatataaattttctaattttttgtaaaaaaaaaaaaactattttaatttatgtgctGTGCTGGGCTGTGCATTGATATTTGTTGTTgacttttctttaaaaaaaattcctgcgTTTCTATAGAATAAAAGCCAATCTTTTACCTTCTATAAATTCGATCTCAAttgcaaattatattttaccgaCACAATTAATTGTTTTGCACTCGCAAACAATTCTGTTTGTTTATACGCCATGCCTGTTTCTTTCTTTACTCTCTGAGATGTTGAAGGCTTTGCAAAATACACAGCAAATATATTTAGGGTGTGCTTGTTTTCAGTTGAGAAGTTTCAAACATCTGTTCAGCTTAATGACATATATAAGACTGGTAAATTGGCATGAACGTGGAGAAAAACTAGAAATAACACGCCGACTACATAAATAACTAGTATTatttttggaaggcaaataaAAAGTAGTACAACATTTTTCTACAAGCGTTTGAAATTTTAGCTACTTAAAAATAATAcctttcaaattaaattgtgaAAAGGAAAAAGGTCATGCACATTGCACATATCATATAATCAACCAGCGAAAGAACGTAAGTTTTACATTTCTTTATACATAGTTAAAAGCAGCCAAAAGGTACCCAACAAACTGGACACAAAAACCCAGGCTTGTTCAATACAaggaaccaaaaaaagtaaaatttcatagagaaaattaataatagcTGACAGACATATCTATATTATGCCCGGAATCACATGGCATAGACACAGCAATTAATAGTTGAAATCTGTTAATTATATATGCCCAAAATCAGTAATACACAATTACAAACCAATCTACACATATATGTTAAGTAATAATAGTTAGCATTATGAATAACAAGAGTTATTTagcaaaaatacacaaaactcCTCCAACCAAGGTTTGGGATGGGATCATCATGAATTCATGATGATCATCTATGCAAGGGTGATCTCCAATCTAGATCTTCTTGTGGGTAATCCTTGTGGAGTTCCTTAGGGGGTATGAAGCAGTCCATGGAAAGGCCTTGAACATTGAACGCAACATCATCAATGGTCCATGATTCTTCCAACCGTGTGATGGCAGGTCCTGTTTTAAGATTGTCTCCAAACCTTGTGATGATCACGGTTGAATGGCCAGCATGTGCAATCATCACACCATCCACCATTTTGTAATCCTCAATTTTCGTTGACATAGTGGTCTCCCAATAAGTGGGGTGTGTCCCAGGGGATTGGATTCTAGTAAGGTAAGAGTCCTCTAGGTGCACCAGAAGCCCGTTTCTCTGGCTGAAGTAGCCAAATGCAACGTGCTTGATCATTTCAGCAGTGTTGTCACTTCGGTCAACGAGGTCCTTCTGATCAGGTGACAGCTTTAGAACGAAGCAATCGATGCCTGAGATTTGTTTCTCTCCCATGTATTGCGCAGCAGAGAATACTGCAGACACTGCCAAAGGGTCC is a genomic window containing:
- the LOC100807865 gene encoding lipid phosphate phosphatase delta yields the protein MEGEGAAVWQGAVLGGIIFWLVSASYLNATRKLRSFLQPWVTHHVDTQTPIILKIQSYGFGFLDALFSGLSCVVSVPFYTAFLPLLFWSGHGKLARQMTLLMAFCDYIGNCTKDVVSAPRPASPPVKRVTATKDEEDNALEYGLPSSHTLNTVCLSGYLLRYVLTHTQIQGAYVTYLGVSLACMLVFLIGLGRIYLGMHSVVDVLAGLLIGLVVLAFWLMVDEYIDSFVISGQNVTSFWAALSFLLLFAYPTPELPTPSFEYHTAFDGVALGIVSGVQQTYHQFHHANVPRLFSSELTIPVFLGRMLLGIPTILIVKFCSKALAKWTIPVVANTLGIPIKSTGYIPTLNGSVTGKKSDKLKQGYLQKLLSQHKAFDVDTGIRFVQYAGLAWSVVDLVPSLFSYMSL